From the Lactuca sativa cultivar Salinas chromosome 9, Lsat_Salinas_v11, whole genome shotgun sequence genome, the window TTGTGCCTATTAGATAAATACAGGCAGCGATAGACTTCGTGCCTATTAGATAAAATCaagcaacgatggacttcgtgcctattagataaaatcaagcaacgatggacttcgtgccaattagATAAAAACGTGCatcgatggacttcgtgccaatttgATGGAATACAGGAaacgatggactttgtgcctatttAATAGTCCGATAGAACAcagacaacgatggacttcgtgcataTTCCTTAGGAcagatccttaggaatgaaaatAGGAAGAAACCTACTGACATGTATTGCGGAGAAATCCATGTAACAATATTGTCAACAACGATGActatgatgatccttagggaagaataaataaaaaaacggggttgggtaatcgggttaatttttttataattaaaaatattaactatattattgtgtgttgaaaacctatgtactcaccaagtttcccaatctgacccactaagtttattTGAATCATAGGTAATTAAATAAAGGTACTTAGATAATGATGTATGTATCCACTAAGATATTCAACGAGATGTAAACCATTAGTATATTGAGATGTTTTAAGTCTCcaattatgcttatgtttcttgtatcagttatgaTATCACAAACTTTTAATATATGAAATCTTTTGAAATGTCTTGATTTTGATATTATATCATGTCAAGTATATtttgggaccaattccgcaataaaaaaatgttttaaataaacataaacaaaaagttttaaaatgaccgtAAAAATGAGGATGTCATAATTATTGATATGAGAGTTTGGTGGGGATCCATTTTGAGTgattaaaaatttaataaaagttcGTGGCGCATCACTTTAGTCCTCGTGGCAGAATCGTAAtcattctagggttttagtattctATAATTGATGGTGGTTAAGATATGAAACCTCCTCTTTAATAGTTGCAAGCTCATATTCAAATTTTGGGGTCAATTTGACATGTTCTTCATCAACCTATTGTCAAAATTTACGGTTTTCACCTAATTTTTTCagtaataaaaaacaaaatttaagcaGGTAAGAAAGAAGGTCAATACGAAAAGAACAAAAAACCCATTTGTTGAAAATTTGTCAAAATTGACATACCAAAGAATTAGAAAAGACTCTAAACTTTTTTCTAGGGTATTATTTTGTCTTGGAATGCAAATTCGAGTTGGAAGAAAGCAATCACAAAGAATCTCATTGTCTTCTATGGAGATAGATGAAACTAAAGCCAAATACATTTTCTTGGAGAAAACTCGGGCACCAACATTATTTAACCGATCTGTGAACTAGATTACTAATATAAGTAATGGACATGCCATTGGGTTACTGAATGTATACCAAAATAataatgacttattttgcaacaataaaacattaaggactaaatgtttacaaaataATAACTTAATCGGGATTAGCCGGTCATAACCAGAAGTAGTTGGTAATAAGGATTGAATGTGTACAAAACAAGCTAAAAgactttacaaaaaaaaaagagataAATGCATACAAAATGAGAACTATATTACTCTTTTAGGTCATATTCCCTTTATGATTATGGTTGTAGGCCAATATGCATAGTAAATCTTTTGTAAACATAATAGTTTGTAATATTATGGTTATTGTCACTACAATAAATGTCATTTAGATTTTAATAGCACACAAAAAAGTGCTAGAAAAACTCCAAAAATGTCACTAAAGGCTTCTGAATAAATGTCATTAAAAACGCTCCCACAAAAACACTTTAGTGTCATTTTTTTTAGTGTGTTGCTGCAGACTTTTTGggttttattggttttttttGCCACTACAACCCTTTTAGGTTTTATTGACATGATTTTATGCCACTACTAAACAAACAATTTTCTTGGTATCAGTAGCTTATTTATTTTACCACAACAAAAGCCATTTTTAGAaattagataattttttttttggttagaatataaaactaggtgtgagactcgtGTATTACacaagtttattaaaaataaaaatttaatatgaatatatataaacattaaatattttataaaataatgtttttccatAACAAAATGTAATCTTTTAGAGCATTTATGAAAGAAATCAATTCTTTacccttacatatatatataacccattagaatttttttgaaatttattttaagaaaattgaaatcacaaaaaaatgacaagtgaaaagtaacaatttcaaaaattctagaaaatgacaTTATCAAAATAAAGGAGAAGATGAGATATGAcaaaagtatttttatttattagggaggatagtGAAAAgacaattaaaataataaatgaaaaacACAGTATTAATATTTAAAACAAAAGTTAACTTGTTTAacaataatattttttgtttattattttatcAATGaagttttaatttatattttgcaatacaaattaaaattataattgttttgtTTAAATTTGTATATTTTTCAAGCTTTATGacataatttttattaaattgcATAGGGTCTTCAGAATCTTACGACTGGTCCTCCTTTTATTGGTTCGGCACACCAAATGAACCAAAGTGTTGTAAAGATGAGTTAAATTTCCACTTCTGTGCGAGACATCAACGACTTGTTCAACTGAAGCAACATTGTTAGTCTGCAAGTCACGCACCATATCTAATTCTTGTGATAAATTTGCAAACTAAACATGAAATATTTTCATTCCATTAACTCTATGTCAACTAAACCATGACAAATTGAATTTTTTCTtgatttaaatttttatattttcaatTTCTCTAAAAGATTCGTTTATAGACATTATGTAAAACAAAGCCGCCCTGAAATTAATTTTGTTCAACTATGTATACATTCTGTAAATCTGTAATTGTCTCTTCCATTGACAAATGGAGCCAAGTCATGGGTATGTCTAggactgttcactatttggataaaaccgaattgtccaattggacaatttggatcagactatttggttcagatatttggatttttggattaattttttagcaaaaccgaattattattttggatttcggattggttttggtttacattataaaaaccgaataatccaaaaaaaccgaattgcaatttattattttgttctttctaatatatatctttaataatttataaatttactaaattattcttttagtatataaacaattttcataatttataatactttaatatctacttcttataaaaaaaattgtctataaagtagtaatatataatatatttttcttgatatttatttataagttttaattcacaactaattaaacaatattaataataaagttatatatttgttgaaatgtcttgattcttgaaaaccgaattgtaaaaaaccgatccagccgaattataatttggttggatcggatcggatttgaatttagtttgaacTATTTGGATTtacgttttgaaaaccgaaattattttggattcacttgatcggatcggattaaaccgatccattcaaacgaacacccctaggtATGTCTAAAATGGTCGATGATTTTGTTATTTGTTCCCCTGCTTTCTCTAATTCAAAATTAAACATTGTTTAATTAGCGACTATTTTTTTTCTATTGAGCAAATATCATAAAtactagtattttttttttgaaacggcgaATAGAAATATATATTAGCCCACCAAATGACATTACTATTACTAAATACTATTACTTGAATTCAGATTGTTAGAAATTGCCATTTGCCAAAATAAGTCATGTCAGATGGTCTTATATTCAGTTCAGATGTCGTACTAACATGTTTTTTAGTATGTTAACAAAAGCTTGCATAATAAATCACAGGAGAAAAGATGTGGTGTATATATTACATACTCGAGGCCAAACACGTATTTGATCACAGTTTCTTCACCTAAACCACTTTTGCAAGCTTCGAAAATCTTAAATCTCTTTGTTATTATCATGGTCGAATGAGTAATCATTCAATATCAAATTTCTTTTTACACTCATCAGAGCTGAATCAATGGTAAAGTGTCATATGGTATCATGATCCTTGGCTTTCAAATACAACCGATACTTCATGAGAAAAAACCCGGTGGTATGTCCCACTACCACAACAATAAAAACACCAAGATTGTATGACATCACAGACAACATTACAAGGTATGCAAGAGCCATACGGAGTCCATAAACAATAGCCTGAGTCAGACCACCGACAATTGTATATGCTCTAGAGTTGATGGTTGTGAACACGGAAAAGAACTCAATTGCAACAGCAAGAACGAACAGAAAAGCTAAAGCCAAAATATACATGCCTAACTTGCCATTAGGCCAGTCGTTGAACAACATTTCTACATCTTTGCCCCAGAAGAAGGTCATGTGCATCGTGGCCATGTGCATCGTCGGCATGGGCATGTCCATGTCATGAGACATTTTGTTGATCAAGTGGAGAAGTGGGACAgaccttttccttttcctttgatggTAATTGCGTAAGTTGCTTTATATATGGGTATGTCGTTTTTATATGGAGAGGAGATGAGATCAAGATGGATTGATATTGGAAAAACCACCGGCATGAATGTTGCATAAAACAAAGAGCCGGCATGAATCATGCTATGTCCTAATTTACATTATATACATAGATGACAAATTTTCATTATTGCTTCGTATCGTTTTCGAAAAGTTGCATTTTTTGGATAATTTTAGAAAATATTACACTAGTGGTTCTTTTGGTTCCAGAATCAAATGTGGTTACTCGTTTTGAGCTAATTCTGTTCAAAATATTGGTAAAATACATATGAAATGACCTGTGTACCTTATCTATTTCGTTTGTCAATTATTTAGGAAATTTCAAGGACCATTTAAATAAATAAgagaaaattaaaataaaaccctaaaatacatCGCCCAACCCATGACAAGATTTGGAACTTTTATTGCAATATAAAAATAGATTATGAAAATATATTAAACGGTATTGTTACATAACCAATGTGACACGTGAACAATTTGGTTGATACATAGTTTCTTTCTTTCTGAATATGCAATAGTTTTATTTCCAGTTTTAAGAATGTTTTCTTCTAATAAATTTACATATTTGCCAGCAATCATTAAGATATAAAACGATTTTTTAGAAGCTTACACATTtgtttattaaaacattttttaatTGTGTTTTTTCTAATGCCTAAAAGGCAatatatttcttttaaaaaaGTCAAACAAAATTGCATTGATTAGGAACATTTTAATTTGAAATGAGTAAAAAGAACTTGTAGCAACTCCCATTTCTAACACAGTATATTTGGTGGAAGTTGTGAAGctataattgataaaaaaaacgTTCGACGTTAGTTGGACTGAGGTTAAAGAATTAATTGGTTGGCGGAAATTAATAGGAGATTAAACGGAGACCATAAATGGCTAATTTTTAgagttttaaaaaattaaatatgacttgTATTATAACAAAGTTCGTAAATATCACTAATATCATaataaaataggttaatatgattaatacaacactaatcaatcatcaaatagtttctattgagatagaactttaaagttttaaaatttcATGTTTGCTACTGATTCACTCATTTTATAGGAAGTGATTAATCGTTAGGCGTCTTCTAATCGGCCGAGTGATGCATACGGaataatcggagattaatcgggaccttgTCGGAATTTTTACAACACTAGTTTTAATTATATGAAAATGGTGccaattttataatattttcttCAAAATAAATGGTGCACTTGATGGTTCACCCGGAATGAGGATGCGGATCGGGATTCTTAGAACGAATACGGTTGATGGTTGTAGTGATGTATTCATTTGATCGATTTTAATTTGGattattttaaatttaacttGGGGTTTGATCGGTTATATGTTTGATTCTAAGAGTTTTTTTAAACATAAAGAGGAATGTGATAAAAGATGAATAAGATAAGGGCGAATCCATAATATTTAATGTTAAGCGGAGGATGTCCTAAAATTATATGTGTTTGGTTTATTCTTTGGTACAACTAAAGgacatattttattattttgtagTGTACATCGAAAACCAATAGACTGGTCCTCAGGAGGTTATTGGAGGGatgatgaaaatgatggtgatgcAGGAGAATCTGATATTGGCTAATAATAAGTTTATATGTTTccttttatttgtgtttaataatAAAGGTTGTTtaggaaattatattattatccaAAACCTCGTTCCTAGTAAGTAGGAGTTACTTTGGTTTTCTTTGTTACCTATAAGTGTTGGGTGTTTTCTTTTTGGGGGGATTATCTTGAATATTATTTTGATTCTAAACCTATATGTGATTATCTTTTTTGGCATTCTTGAGTTCTTGTGATAATTTTGGCCATTTGATTATTAACTCGCATCATTTGGTATTAGAGCACCAATGGTATACAAATGGTTGGATGTGGGAGACCTACTCGTAATGTCACTAACATTACCACCGACAGAGGTCACGAAGCTAAACAAAGAGACCCGCACGACGTTCAGATCGAACGCCTTCAACAAGGAATCAGAGACCTCGAACTCCAACAAGAGGTTCAAAACGAGGAAATTAAGTTGAACCCTAGTGTCTGGGACGGAGGATATGACGAGGAGGAGAATCCTTTTAGCTTCATCACCGAAACGCTCAGGAGGTACATCGTGA encodes:
- the LOC111879457 gene encoding copper transporter 2, giving the protein MSHDMDMPMPTMHMATMHMTFFWGKDVEMLFNDWPNGKLGMYILALAFLFVLAVAIEFFSVFTTINSRAYTIVGGLTQAIVYGLRMALAYLVMLSVMSYNLGVFIVVVVGHTTGFFLMKYRLYLKAKDHDTI